In Algiphilus sp., a genomic segment contains:
- a CDS encoding methyl-accepting chemotaxis protein, with the protein MAATEQALARVMPRLQIGLLVLAAVLIAGAVFNFLYVQQQQDRNAALETLAFDVRTFYETITQSARESSQGLEPDRSAMFAMQDNYEDLRATLLEGAPARDIPALPENYDPAIADLHRAWERVVPVIEAIIAGLPTAQRTKVNAATIDATIADLRAPADALVDGTRGNTLADTALLRARLEQLRTIANRMIQINARATEEAEILADTVARTEAILGDLQNRLPGDLRDELAVIAEAMEPLRANAEALIEAAPQLDGFNDANIDFYSSATSIETAAGGIENLLLRDMRATRVTALPSYLMGAGAVLALIAFIGLFIYQLRREARIANERDRRQQDAILTLLDEITNLADGDLTVGVTVTEDFTGAIADSINFTVENMRGLVGQINAASAQIADAAAQTQSSVEEMSRSSERQAQQTDQATQTITQVSKSLEETAERAGTASSQAQESVRVAHTGAETVDRTIDGMNTLREQIQDTSKRMKRLGESSQEIGNITELINDIAEQTNTLALNASIQAAMAGEAGRGFAVVADEVQRLAERAGNATRQIENLVKTIQADTNEAIVSMERSTSNVVSGASTAEEAGQALTQIERASTELARLIDEITTSVRTRAREGTEVAGTMQTIREVAVQTAGSSRQTAQDVGKLTALSATLRESVAGFNLPEEQRGTE; encoded by the coding sequence ATGGCCGCCACCGAACAAGCCCTCGCGCGGGTGATGCCGCGCCTCCAGATCGGGCTGCTCGTCCTCGCCGCCGTGCTGATCGCGGGCGCGGTGTTCAACTTCCTGTACGTGCAGCAGCAGCAGGACCGCAACGCGGCCCTGGAAACGCTGGCCTTCGACGTGCGCACCTTCTACGAGACCATCACGCAGAGCGCGCGCGAATCGTCGCAGGGCCTCGAGCCCGACCGCTCGGCGATGTTCGCGATGCAGGATAACTACGAGGACCTGCGCGCGACCCTGCTGGAAGGCGCGCCGGCGCGCGACATCCCGGCGCTGCCGGAGAACTACGATCCCGCCATCGCCGATCTGCACCGCGCCTGGGAGCGCGTCGTTCCGGTCATCGAGGCGATCATCGCCGGCCTGCCGACCGCGCAGCGCACCAAGGTCAACGCCGCCACCATCGACGCCACCATCGCCGATCTGCGTGCGCCGGCCGACGCGCTCGTCGACGGCACCCGCGGCAACACGCTGGCGGATACCGCGCTGCTGCGGGCGCGGCTGGAGCAGCTGCGCACCATCGCCAACCGCATGATCCAGATCAACGCCCGCGCCACCGAGGAGGCCGAGATCCTGGCCGACACCGTCGCGCGCACCGAGGCGATCCTGGGCGACCTGCAGAACCGGCTGCCCGGCGACCTGCGCGACGAGCTCGCCGTCATCGCCGAGGCCATGGAGCCACTGCGCGCCAACGCCGAGGCGCTGATCGAGGCGGCACCGCAGCTCGACGGCTTCAACGACGCCAACATCGACTTCTACAGCAGCGCGACCAGCATCGAGACCGCCGCCGGCGGCATCGAGAACCTGCTGCTCCGGGACATGCGCGCCACGCGCGTGACCGCCCTGCCCAGCTATCTGATGGGTGCCGGCGCGGTACTGGCGCTGATCGCGTTCATCGGCCTGTTCATCTATCAGCTGCGCCGCGAGGCACGCATCGCCAACGAGCGCGACCGCCGTCAGCAGGACGCCATTCTGACCCTGCTCGACGAGATCACCAATCTCGCCGACGGCGACCTCACGGTGGGCGTGACGGTGACCGAGGACTTCACCGGCGCGATCGCCGACTCGATCAACTTCACGGTCGAGAACATGCGCGGACTGGTCGGCCAGATCAACGCCGCGTCGGCGCAGATCGCCGACGCGGCCGCCCAGACCCAGAGCTCGGTCGAGGAGATGAGCCGCTCCTCCGAGCGCCAGGCGCAGCAGACCGATCAGGCGACGCAGACCATCACGCAGGTGTCGAAGTCGCTCGAGGAGACCGCCGAGCGCGCCGGCACCGCGTCCAGCCAGGCCCAGGAATCGGTGCGCGTGGCGCACACCGGCGCCGAGACGGTGGACCGCACCATCGACGGCATGAACACGCTGCGCGAGCAGATCCAGGACACCTCGAAGCGCATGAAGCGCCTCGGCGAGTCGTCCCAGGAGATCGGCAACATCACCGAGCTCATCAACGACATCGCCGAGCAGACCAACACGCTGGCGCTCAATGCCTCCATCCAGGCCGCTATGGCGGGCGAGGCCGGGCGCGGCTTCGCGGTGGTCGCGGACGAGGTCCAGCGCCTGGCCGAGCGCGCCGGCAACGCCACGCGCCAGATCGAGAACCTGGTCAAGACCATTCAGGCCGACACCAACGAGGCCATCGTCTCGATGGAGCGATCGACCTCGAACGTGGTCTCGGGCGCCAGCACTGCGGAGGAAGCGGGTCAGGCGCTGACGCAGATCGAGCGCGCCTCCACCGAGCTCGCCCGGCTCATCGACGAGATCACCACCTCGGTGCGCACCCGCGCCCGCGAGGGCACCGAGGTCGCCGGCACCATGCAGACGATCCGCGAGGTCGCCGTGCAGACCGCTGGGTCGTCACGGCAGACGGCCCAGGACGTGGGCAAGCTCACCGCCCTGTCCGCCACGCTCCGCGAGTCGGTCGCCGGCTTCAACCTGCCCGAGGAACAGCGCGGCACCGAATAG
- a CDS encoding response regulator: MARILVVDDSPTDLAALRKMLESDGHEVTECTEGKDAIERVKSEHPDCVLMDVVMPGMNGFQATRALSRDSATSAIPVIVISSKSQDTDRLWAMRQGAKEYIVKPIKQADLLAKIRSVLAG, from the coding sequence ATGGCTCGCATCCTGGTGGTGGACGATTCGCCCACCGATCTCGCGGCGCTGCGGAAGATGCTCGAGAGTGACGGCCACGAAGTCACCGAGTGCACCGAGGGCAAGGACGCCATCGAGCGCGTCAAGAGCGAGCATCCGGACTGCGTGCTGATGGATGTGGTGATGCCCGGCATGAACGGCTTCCAGGCGACGCGCGCGCTGTCGCGCGACAGCGCCACCTCGGCCATCCCGGTCATCGTCATCAGCAGCAAGAGCCAGGACACCGACCGCCTCTGGGCCATGCGGCAGGGCGCCAAGGAATACATCGTCAAGCCGATCAAGCAAGCGGACCTGCTCGCCAAGATCCGCAGCGTCCTCGCCGGCTAG
- a CDS encoding dihydroorotase, with product MSRAIRIRDARAADGAGEYQRLSLGIRDGRIVHAAPEPPAGEWDHDIDAGGLLLLPGWIELAARLREPGATRKADIASELAAAAAGGITTLCVPPDTDPVIDRPSVVDWIRTRVASSGSPVAVHLLGAATAGLAGAELAEMRALAAAGVSGIGQIGAPLRDAAVMRRVLEYAASFGLRLHVQPVDAALAADGCAHEGAVATRMGLPPVPVAAETCAIGQWLALIEDTGAAVHFGRLSSARGARMIADARREGLPVSADVALHQLLLTDEALNGFDTRARLDPPLRAPSDRDALRAALADGSLPALCCDHQPHEADAKNEAFDLAAPGASGLDIAWGVALQLVADGVCDLPALVRACHDAPLACLGLAAQGLAEGARADCVLIDPEARPPVDPQSFRSRGRNTPLGGRATGGSVVLSVAGGVLAHEALDGHRMRR from the coding sequence ATGAGCCGAGCCATCCGCATCCGCGACGCACGCGCGGCCGACGGCGCCGGCGAATACCAGCGCCTCAGCCTCGGCATCCGCGACGGCCGCATCGTCCACGCCGCGCCCGAACCGCCCGCGGGCGAGTGGGATCACGACATCGACGCCGGCGGCCTGTTGCTGCTGCCCGGCTGGATCGAGCTGGCGGCCCGCCTGCGCGAGCCCGGTGCCACGCGCAAGGCCGATATCGCCTCCGAGCTCGCGGCAGCCGCGGCCGGCGGCATCACCACGCTGTGCGTGCCGCCGGACACCGACCCGGTGATCGACCGGCCGTCGGTGGTCGACTGGATCCGCACGCGCGTGGCGAGCTCGGGCTCGCCGGTGGCGGTGCATCTGCTGGGCGCGGCGACCGCCGGCCTCGCCGGCGCCGAGCTCGCCGAGATGCGCGCGCTGGCCGCCGCCGGGGTCAGCGGCATCGGCCAGATCGGCGCGCCGCTGCGCGATGCCGCCGTGATGCGCCGCGTGCTCGAATACGCCGCCTCCTTCGGCCTGCGCCTGCACGTGCAGCCGGTGGACGCCGCCCTGGCCGCCGACGGCTGCGCCCACGAGGGCGCCGTCGCCACCCGCATGGGGCTGCCGCCGGTACCGGTGGCGGCCGAGACCTGCGCCATCGGCCAGTGGCTGGCACTGATCGAGGACACCGGCGCGGCCGTGCACTTCGGACGCCTGTCCAGCGCGCGCGGCGCCCGCATGATCGCCGACGCGCGCCGCGAGGGCCTGCCGGTGAGCGCGGACGTGGCGCTGCACCAGCTGCTGCTCACCGATGAAGCGCTGAACGGATTCGACACCCGCGCCCGCCTCGATCCGCCGCTGCGGGCGCCGTCGGATCGCGACGCGCTGCGCGCCGCGCTGGCGGACGGCAGCCTGCCGGCGCTGTGCTGCGACCACCAGCCCCACGAGGCCGATGCCAAGAACGAGGCCTTCGATCTCGCCGCGCCCGGCGCATCGGGCCTCGACATCGCCTGGGGGGTGGCGCTGCAGCTGGTCGCCGACGGCGTCTGCGACCTGCCGGCGCTGGTACGCGCCTGCCACGACGCGCCGCTGGCCTGCCTCGGCCTGGCCGCGCAGGGTCTCGCCGAGGGCGCACGCGCGGACTGCGTGCTGATCGACCCCGAGGCACGCCCGCCGGTGGATCCGCAGTCCTTCCGCAGCCGCGGCCGCAATACTCCGCTCGGCGGCCGGGCCACCGGGGGCAGCGTGGTGCTGAGCGTGGCAGGCGGCGTTCTCGCCCACGAGGCGCTGGACGGTCATCGCATGCGCCGTTAG
- a CDS encoding aspartate carbamoyltransferase catalytic subunit has translation MTPAALQLDDRGRLRHLLTTEGLPAALLTEILDTAAQFVPVAGAPVKKVPLLRGRTVLNLFFEASTRTRTTFELAAKRLSADVLNIDAQTSSTSKGETLFDMQRTLEAMQVDMFVIRHGSSGAAHFFARHAAPGVSILNAGDGRHAHPTQALLDMYTLRLHRPDFSGLRVAIVGDLLHSRVARSDIHALRTLGCRDIRVIAPRTLMPAGIEELGVTPFTDMDRGLDGVDVVMLLRLQRERMRGTLLASPGEFHRAYGLTEERLRALGPDALIMHPGPINRGVELSGDIAYAPQSLILQQVEHGIAIRMAVMAMIIGRGETE, from the coding sequence ATGACGCCGGCAGCGCTGCAGCTCGACGACCGCGGCCGCCTGCGGCATCTCCTCACCACCGAGGGGCTGCCCGCGGCGCTGCTCACCGAGATCCTCGACACCGCCGCGCAGTTCGTGCCGGTGGCCGGCGCACCGGTCAAGAAGGTGCCGCTGCTGCGCGGCCGCACCGTCCTCAATCTCTTCTTCGAGGCATCGACGCGCACGCGCACGACCTTCGAGCTGGCCGCCAAGCGGCTGTCGGCCGATGTGCTCAACATCGACGCGCAGACCTCGTCGACCTCCAAGGGCGAGACGCTGTTCGACATGCAGCGCACGCTGGAGGCGATGCAGGTCGACATGTTCGTCATCCGCCACGGATCCAGCGGCGCGGCGCACTTCTTCGCGCGCCACGCCGCGCCCGGGGTGTCGATCCTCAACGCCGGCGACGGACGCCACGCCCATCCCACCCAGGCGCTGCTCGACATGTACACGCTGCGCCTGCACCGTCCCGACTTCAGCGGCCTGCGCGTCGCCATCGTCGGCGACCTGCTGCACTCGCGCGTGGCGCGCTCGGACATCCACGCACTGCGCACCCTGGGCTGCCGCGACATCCGCGTGATCGCCCCGCGCACCCTCATGCCGGCGGGCATCGAGGAGCTGGGCGTGACGCCCTTCACCGACATGGATCGCGGCCTCGACGGCGTCGACGTGGTCATGCTGCTGCGCCTGCAGCGCGAGCGCATGCGCGGCACCCTGCTCGCCTCGCCCGGCGAGTTCCATCGCGCCTACGGGCTGACCGAGGAACGCCTGCGGGCACTGGGACCGGATGCCCTGATCATGCACCCCGGACCCATCAACCGCGGCGTCGAGCTCTCCGGCGACATCGCCTACGCCCCGCAGTCGCTGATCCTGCAGCAGGTCGAGCACGGCATCGCCATCCGCATGGCCGTGATGGCGATGATCATCGGTCGCGGAGAAACCGAATGA
- the pyrR gene encoding bifunctional pyr operon transcriptional regulator/uracil phosphoribosyltransferase PyrR — MAEPGRHDRDAAATAELIARMAGALTLLLPPAATPCALVGIERGGVAVARALAPLLPAHLESGSVDVSFHRDDYARRGLRTARPSKLPLSLEDTCVVLVDDVLQTGRTARAAMEVLFERGRPASVLLVALATRPGRQLPIRPDVIGEVLDVAADTHVAVLDDPLRIRVEERAA; from the coding sequence ATGGCTGAGCCAGGCAGACACGACCGCGACGCCGCCGCAACCGCCGAGCTGATCGCCCGCATGGCGGGCGCGCTGACCCTCCTGCTGCCGCCGGCCGCGACGCCGTGCGCGCTGGTGGGCATCGAGCGCGGCGGCGTGGCGGTGGCCCGAGCGCTGGCGCCGCTGCTGCCGGCGCACCTGGAGAGCGGCTCGGTGGATGTCAGCTTCCACCGCGACGATTACGCGCGCCGCGGCCTGCGCACGGCGCGTCCGTCGAAGCTGCCGCTTTCGCTGGAGGACACCTGCGTGGTGCTGGTCGACGATGTGCTGCAGACCGGCCGCACCGCGCGCGCCGCGATGGAGGTGCTGTTCGAGCGCGGGCGCCCCGCCTCGGTGCTGCTGGTGGCGCTCGCCACGCGCCCCGGCCGACAGCTCCCCATCCGCCCGGACGTCATCGGCGAGGTCCTCGACGTCGCCGCCGACACCCACGTCGCGGTGCTCGACGATCCGCTGCGCATCCGCGTCGAGGAGCGCGCGGCATGA
- the ruvX gene encoding Holliday junction resolvase RuvX, with product MATYLGFDFGTGRVGVAVGDAVTGTARALTTVAPRDWAAIDGLIAEWAPAALVVGLPLAEDGGEQPLTARTRRFARALAQRSRLPVYTCDERYSSLAADSALRARDGRTPAGNDAEAARIILEQWLSQADTTATPPQPPS from the coding sequence ATGGCCACATATCTCGGCTTCGACTTCGGCACCGGGCGCGTGGGCGTCGCGGTCGGCGACGCCGTCACCGGCACCGCGCGCGCGCTGACCACGGTGGCGCCGCGCGACTGGGCGGCCATCGACGGCCTGATCGCGGAGTGGGCGCCGGCGGCGCTGGTGGTCGGGCTGCCGCTGGCCGAGGACGGCGGGGAGCAGCCGCTCACCGCGCGCACGCGCCGCTTCGCACGCGCGCTCGCACAGCGCAGCCGCCTGCCCGTATACACTTGCGACGAACGCTATTCCTCGCTGGCTGCCGACAGCGCGCTGCGGGCGCGCGACGGGCGCACGCCCGCGGGCAACGACGCCGAGGCCGCACGCATCATCCTCGAACAATGGCTGAGCCAGGCAGACACGACCGCGACGCCGCCGCAACCGCCGAGCTGA
- a CDS encoding YqgE/AlgH family protein has translation MEAADKAGDGQGYLRNQFLVAMPSLSDEQFGQTVTLLCEHNDEGALGLVVNRPTDLKLADMLSHLGLDTSHFSEAGPPVFWGGPVQPERGFVVHTEAGNWDATLTISDTLHLTTSRDILDALAAGSGPSHYIVLLGYAGWDAGQLESEILHNAWLNTPVDQQILFDTPSSDRWQAATRLLGVDFTQLTSAAGHA, from the coding sequence ATGGAAGCAGCGGACAAGGCGGGTGACGGCCAGGGCTATCTGCGCAACCAGTTCCTGGTGGCCATGCCCAGCCTCTCCGACGAGCAGTTCGGCCAGACCGTGACGCTGCTCTGCGAGCACAACGACGAGGGCGCGCTCGGGCTGGTGGTCAACCGGCCCACCGATCTCAAGCTCGCCGACATGCTCTCCCACCTCGGACTGGACACCAGCCACTTCAGCGAGGCGGGTCCCCCGGTGTTCTGGGGCGGCCCGGTGCAGCCGGAGCGCGGCTTCGTCGTGCACACCGAGGCCGGCAACTGGGATGCCACGCTGACCATCAGCGATACCCTGCATCTGACCACGTCGCGCGACATCCTCGATGCCCTCGCCGCCGGAAGCGGACCGAGCCACTACATCGTGCTGCTCGGCTACGCCGGCTGGGACGCCGGCCAGCTGGAGAGCGAGATCCTGCACAACGCCTGGCTCAACACGCCGGTCGATCAGCAGATCCTCTTCGACACCCCGAGCTCGGACCGCTGGCAGGCCGCGACGCGACTGCTGGGCGTCGACTTCACGCAGCTGACCTCGGCCGCAGGGCACGCCTGA
- a CDS encoding Gx transporter family protein: protein MASPADAADVLDRRIAGLAAVAIAIHVLEAGFPSPVPGIKPGLANVVTLIALWRHGLACAAWVAGLRVLVGSLLVGSFLTPTFWLSATGALCALVALALGWTLGRAVPPLRLSPLGLSVCAAVAHMSGQFVAAWKLFLPHDGLLVLLPVLLAAALGFGLVSGLVALRVLTAMERLEREGDAA from the coding sequence ATGGCATCGCCGGCTGACGCGGCCGACGTCCTCGACCGGCGCATCGCCGGACTGGCCGCGGTGGCCATCGCCATCCACGTGCTGGAGGCCGGCTTCCCCAGTCCGGTGCCGGGCATCAAGCCCGGGCTGGCCAACGTCGTCACCCTGATCGCGCTGTGGCGCCACGGGCTGGCGTGCGCGGCGTGGGTGGCGGGCCTGCGCGTGCTGGTCGGCTCCCTGCTGGTGGGCAGCTTCCTCACCCCGACCTTCTGGCTGTCGGCCACCGGCGCCCTGTGCGCGCTGGTCGCGCTGGCGCTGGGATGGACACTGGGACGGGCCGTCCCGCCCCTGCGGCTGTCACCACTGGGCCTGTCGGTATGCGCCGCGGTGGCCCACATGAGCGGCCAGTTCGTGGCGGCATGGAAACTCTTCCTGCCGCACGACGGTCTTCTGGTACTGCTGCCGGTGCTGCTGGCGGCGGCGCTGGGATTCGGGCTGGTATCGGGCCTGGTGGCGCTGCGCGTGCTGACCGCCATGGAGCGGCTTGAGCGCGAGGGCGACGCCGCCTGA
- a CDS encoding NusG domain II-containing protein, with translation MTRADAVVIVLLAALVGYVGMQQWLTREPASAVAVYRGGERIATHPLAQHREIAVEGRIGTARIEIRDGRARFTHSPCRRKVCIHMGWQQRSGAVAACVPNGLSLQMLGGSREFDGIAG, from the coding sequence ATGACGCGTGCCGACGCGGTGGTCATCGTGCTGCTGGCAGCGCTGGTGGGCTACGTCGGCATGCAGCAATGGCTGACCCGCGAGCCGGCCAGCGCGGTGGCGGTCTACCGCGGCGGCGAGCGCATCGCGACGCATCCGCTGGCGCAGCATCGCGAGATCGCGGTGGAGGGCCGCATCGGCACCGCCCGCATCGAGATCCGCGACGGCCGCGCCCGCTTCACGCACAGCCCGTGCCGGCGCAAGGTCTGCATCCACATGGGCTGGCAGCAGCGCAGCGGCGCGGTCGCCGCCTGCGTGCCCAACGGGCTGTCGCTGCAGATGCTGGGCGGCAGCCGCGAGTTCGATGGCATCGCCGGCTGA
- a CDS encoding FAD:protein FMN transferase, whose product MLIRRLIFGGIALAALIFLLFRPPVPGGEEQRLVEQQFPAMGTWFTVSVWLDEPGQREAARGAIGAAEQHLHAYARQWDPNGDGALGGLNQRLAAGESITVPADMQPLFRAAEQWRRDSDGAFDARIGTLITLWGFDDAEDFRTRPPAEAERAARVEAIGAAPVYDGIAYGPAPAVRWNFGAIAKGEAVEQASAILVEAGFDHHIVNAGGDLVVRGERGDRKWRVAVRHPRPGMAQSLLAALDVGDEAVFTSGDYERHFEHDGTRYHHIISPATGAPARGLQSVTVVAPEGVAADAASTALFVAGADWRAMADRLGIAVAMVVYDDGSLAMTPAAADRFRLIADVARRDAE is encoded by the coding sequence GTGCTGATCCGTCGGCTGATCTTCGGCGGGATCGCGCTCGCCGCGCTGATCTTCCTGCTGTTCCGCCCGCCGGTGCCCGGCGGCGAGGAGCAGCGGCTGGTGGAGCAGCAGTTCCCGGCCATGGGCACCTGGTTCACGGTCTCGGTATGGCTCGACGAGCCCGGACAGCGCGAGGCCGCGCGCGGCGCCATCGGCGCGGCCGAGCAGCACCTGCACGCCTACGCCCGGCAATGGGACCCGAACGGCGACGGTGCGCTGGGCGGGCTCAACCAGCGTCTCGCCGCCGGCGAGTCGATCACCGTGCCGGCCGACATGCAGCCGCTGTTCCGCGCTGCCGAGCAGTGGCGCCGCGACAGCGACGGCGCCTTCGACGCGCGCATCGGCACGCTGATCACGCTGTGGGGCTTCGACGACGCCGAGGATTTCCGCACCCGGCCGCCGGCCGAAGCCGAGCGCGCGGCACGGGTCGAGGCGATCGGTGCGGCTCCCGTCTACGACGGCATCGCCTACGGCCCCGCCCCGGCGGTGCGCTGGAACTTCGGCGCCATCGCCAAGGGCGAAGCGGTCGAACAGGCCAGCGCCATCCTGGTCGAGGCCGGCTTCGATCATCACATCGTGAATGCCGGCGGCGATCTGGTGGTGCGCGGTGAGCGCGGCGACCGCAAGTGGCGCGTCGCGGTGCGCCATCCGCGACCGGGCATGGCGCAGTCACTGCTCGCGGCCCTGGACGTCGGCGACGAAGCGGTATTCACCAGCGGCGACTACGAGCGCCATTTCGAGCACGACGGGACCCGCTACCACCACATCATCTCGCCCGCCACCGGGGCGCCGGCGCGCGGCCTGCAGTCGGTCACCGTGGTGGCGCCGGAAGGCGTCGCGGCCGACGCCGCCAGCACGGCGCTCTTCGTCGCCGGCGCGGACTGGCGGGCCATGGCGGACCGGCTCGGCATCGCGGTGGCGATGGTGGTGTACGACGACGGCAGCCTGGCGATGACGCCGGCCGCCGCCGACCGCTTCCGCCTGATCGCCGACGTCGCCCGCCGGGACGCCGAATGA
- the gshB gene encoding glutathione synthase, with translation MSTPPAARRLLVVMDPIAGIKPKKDTTLALMLAAQEAGWTLHCADTGALRVHGAEPRIDAAPVTVRDDERDWFTLAPTEDLALADFPLILMRKDPPFDQEYIYATYWLERAQAAGSRVVNAPRSLRDCNEKGFITWFPNLIAPTLIARDPEALRAFHAEHGEIVLKPLDGMGGHGVFVIGADGRNLNAVIDALGDGGRRTIMAQRYLPAIASGDKRILMIDGEPIDHVLARIPAEGETRGNLAAGGRGVVQPLSATDRRIAEAVGPELRARGIVFAGLDVIGEALTEINITSPTCLREIQRETGQDIAARAIAAMTDGL, from the coding sequence ATGAGCACACCGCCGGCGGCACGCCGCCTGCTGGTGGTCATGGACCCGATCGCGGGCATCAAGCCGAAGAAGGACACCACGCTGGCGCTCATGCTGGCCGCGCAGGAAGCCGGCTGGACGCTCCACTGCGCCGACACCGGTGCGCTGCGCGTGCACGGCGCCGAGCCGCGCATCGATGCGGCGCCGGTCACCGTGCGCGACGACGAGCGCGACTGGTTCACGCTGGCGCCGACCGAGGACTTGGCGCTGGCGGACTTCCCGCTCATCCTGATGCGCAAGGACCCGCCCTTCGACCAGGAGTACATCTACGCCACCTACTGGCTGGAGCGCGCCCAGGCGGCGGGCAGCCGCGTCGTCAACGCACCGCGCTCGCTGCGCGACTGCAACGAGAAGGGTTTCATCACCTGGTTCCCCAATCTCATCGCACCCACGCTGATCGCGCGCGACCCGGAGGCCCTGCGCGCCTTCCACGCCGAGCACGGCGAGATCGTGCTCAAGCCGCTGGACGGCATGGGCGGACACGGCGTCTTCGTCATCGGCGCCGACGGCCGCAACCTCAACGCGGTGATCGACGCGCTCGGCGACGGCGGGCGCCGCACGATCATGGCGCAGCGCTACCTGCCCGCCATCGCCAGCGGCGACAAGCGCATCCTGATGATCGACGGTGAGCCGATCGACCACGTGCTTGCGCGCATCCCCGCCGAGGGCGAGACGCGCGGCAACCTCGCCGCCGGCGGCCGCGGCGTGGTGCAACCGCTGTCGGCCACCGATCGCCGCATCGCGGAGGCCGTCGGCCCCGAGTTGCGCGCGCGCGGCATCGTCTTCGCGGGGCTCGACGTCATCGGCGAGGCGCTCACCGAGATCAACATCACCAGCCCCACCTGCCTGCGCGAGATCCAGCGCGAGACCGGGCAGGACATCGCCGCGCGCGCCATCGCGGCAATGACCGACGGGCTGTAG
- the gshA gene encoding glutamate--cysteine ligase, producing MTQAVPNIAVASGPVLALESRFLDAQQSIEAWLRREWAQTTAPFYCSVDLRNAGFKLAPVDTNLFPAGFNNLNPNFDSLCLQALQTAVERTCPTAAKLVLVPENHTRNRYYMESVARLKGLLERAGFEIRVGSISPEIAEPMTLELDSGASLTLEPLERSGDRLHIGRFSPCAVVLNNDLSGGVPDILRNVVQPLLPPAEVSWAQRLKSQHFAHYREVTREFAEHIGIDPWLITPGFRNCGNVNFLKREGEDCLAANVEGLLEEIRAKYAEYGITNDPFVVVKADAGTYGMGVMTAKHPDELRQLNRNMRKKMASAKGGGEVTGAIIQEGVYTFETIGEPAAVAEPVVYMIDHHVVGGFYRVHEGRGNDENLNAPGARFHQLAFADPGVAPDSTCPPDDTPNRFYAYGVVARLAMLAAAREIRSTAHEAAA from the coding sequence ATGACGCAGGCCGTCCCGAATATCGCCGTCGCCTCCGGGCCGGTGCTCGCCCTGGAGTCCCGCTTCCTGGACGCCCAGCAGTCCATCGAGGCCTGGTTGCGGCGCGAATGGGCGCAGACCACGGCGCCGTTCTACTGCTCGGTGGATCTGCGCAACGCCGGCTTCAAGCTGGCGCCGGTGGACACCAACCTGTTCCCGGCCGGCTTCAACAACCTCAACCCCAATTTCGACAGCCTCTGCCTGCAGGCGCTGCAGACCGCGGTCGAACGCACCTGCCCCACCGCCGCCAAGCTGGTGCTGGTGCCCGAGAACCACACCCGCAACCGCTATTACATGGAGTCGGTGGCGCGCCTGAAGGGACTCCTCGAGCGCGCCGGCTTCGAGATCCGGGTGGGCTCGATCTCGCCCGAGATCGCCGAGCCGATGACACTGGAGCTGGACTCCGGCGCCAGCCTCACCCTGGAACCGCTGGAGCGCAGCGGCGACCGCCTGCACATCGGCCGCTTCTCGCCCTGCGCGGTGGTGCTCAACAACGACCTCTCCGGCGGCGTGCCCGACATCCTGCGCAACGTCGTGCAGCCGCTGCTGCCGCCCGCCGAGGTGAGCTGGGCGCAGCGGCTCAAGTCGCAGCACTTCGCGCACTACCGCGAGGTCACGCGCGAGTTCGCCGAGCACATCGGCATCGACCCGTGGCTGATCACGCCCGGCTTCCGCAACTGCGGCAACGTCAACTTCCTCAAGCGCGAGGGCGAGGACTGCCTCGCGGCCAACGTCGAGGGGCTGCTGGAGGAGATCCGCGCGAAGTACGCCGAGTACGGCATCACCAACGATCCCTTCGTGGTGGTGAAGGCCGACGCCGGGACCTACGGCATGGGCGTGATGACCGCCAAGCACCCCGACGAGCTGCGCCAGCTCAACCGCAACATGCGCAAGAAGATGGCATCCGCCAAGGGCGGCGGCGAGGTCACCGGCGCCATCATCCAGGAAGGCGTCTACACCTTCGAGACCATCGGCGAGCCCGCCGCGGTGGCCGAGCCGGTGGTCTACATGATCGACCACCACGTGGTCGGCGGCTTCTACCGCGTCCACGAGGGCCGCGGCAACGACGAGAACCTCAACGCGCCGGGCGCGCGCTTCCATCAGCTGGCCTTCGCCGACCCCGGCGTGGCGCCGGACAGCACCTGTCCGCCCGACGACACGCCCAACCGCTTCTACGCCTACGGCGTGGTGGCGCGGCTCGCCATGCTCGCGGCCGCGCGCGAGATCCGGAGCACCGCCCACGAGGCCGCCGCATGA